Proteins from one Portunus trituberculatus isolate SZX2019 chromosome 38, ASM1759143v1, whole genome shotgun sequence genomic window:
- the LOC123514664 gene encoding uncharacterized protein LOC123514664, translating to MRKLPSHLEFMVSQTYRYFSHSTLRQQKYAELYSTINVGEQPLKLLKLSGTRWLAIAPCITRILEQYDELKLHFEISKDEEEKNYTADLLYQMYSDPANKLYLAFLQPVVSQVNRVNKLFESDRCNANRLLEDLMSLYKSILQRLMMPRTFCTWKAVADYDVNDERNHLPLEAVDFGVKFYIELGQSRLDSGIVHTVKKHGRDFLMKLLQELQQRLPSNINHLQSLDALTPETVLGVRKPRLQELSFLPKYSGDIGKLDEQWQRLATVSWPKDVINDSEKFWLTVHSHQDASGAGF from the exons ATGCGAAAGTTGCCCTCTCACCTTGAATTCATGGTGTCACAGACATATAGATATTTTTCACACAGCACGCTTCGTCAACAAAAGTATGCAGAACTCTATTCTACAATCAACGTGGGAGAACAACCACTGAAGTTGCTGAAGTTGTCAGGGACGCGATGGCTGGCTATTGCACCATGTATAACAAGGATTCTGGAGCAGTATGATGAGCTGAAACTCCATTTTGAG ATAtccaaagatgaggaggagaagaactaCACTGCCGATTTGTTGTACCAGATGTACTCAGATCCTGCCAACAAGTTGTACTTGGCTTTTCTGCAGCCTGTGGTGTCCCAGGTCAACCGGGTTAACAAATTGTTTGAGTCAGACCGGTGCAATGCCAACAGACTCCTGGAAGATTTGATGTCCCTCTACAAGTCCATTCTCCAGCGACTCATGATGCCGCGAACTTTCTGCACGTGGAAAGCTGTGGCAGATTATGAT gTGAACGACGAACGGAACCATCTGCCGCTGGAAGCTGTGGACTTCGGTGTGAAGTTCTACATCGAACTGGGTCAGAGCAGGTTGGACAGCGGAATTGTTCACACCGTTAAGAAGCACGGGCGTGACTTCCTGATGAAGCTTCTTCAGGAGCTGCAGCAAAGGCTTCCATCAAATATTAACCATCTCCAGAGCTTGGATGCCCTGACCCCAGAAACCGTTCTCGGAGTGAGGAAACCAAGACTGCAGGAGCTGTCTTTCTTACCAAAATATTCGGGGGATATTGGTAAGCTCGACGAGCAGTGGCAAAGACTTGCAACTGTCAGCTGGCCAAAAGATGTGATAAACGACTCCGAAAAGTTTTGGTTAACTGTTCACAGCCACCAGGACGCCTCAGGGGCGGGATTTTAA